The proteins below are encoded in one region of Sulfolobus sp. A20:
- a CDS encoding TRM11 family methyltransferase — MTKSYAVLKGNNYFLSLAELQALIGTNNIEYLTGVAIFESDQEKISSRSARIKRNGDLLLISDSPEEINEMIKDGCYSVKEDIILGSQRNEFNSIMTEILKGVKVSKRCDKIDLIFTDGIILLGKIRDEIDSKSMIIHSKKKPYSQSGTMNAETSRLLVNLSRPKNTVLDPFTGTGSILIEAKWLNYNCIGVDLDGKILEKAKVNLKFFGYDCDLILASATKLPIISVDSIATDPPYGRSTKEKGEELFKLYENFFISASEVLKKGSFLVFATDSKFDFTDKLKENSFMLKEIHFLYSHKSLTRAIYVVQKR, encoded by the coding sequence ATGACAAAAAGTTATGCGGTACTAAAGGGTAATAATTATTTTCTATCCTTAGCTGAGTTACAGGCATTAATTGGAACCAATAATATTGAATATCTTACTGGTGTTGCCATTTTTGAAAGTGATCAAGAGAAGATTTCAAGCAGGTCAGCTAGAATAAAGAGAAACGGAGATCTATTATTAATCAGCGATAGTCCGGAGGAAATTAATGAAATGATAAAAGACGGTTGTTATTCTGTGAAGGAAGACATAATATTGGGATCCCAAAGAAACGAGTTTAATTCAATCATGACTGAAATTTTAAAGGGCGTAAAGGTTTCAAAAAGGTGTGATAAAATAGACCTAATATTTACAGATGGAATAATACTACTAGGCAAGATAAGAGACGAAATAGACTCTAAGAGTATGATAATCCACTCTAAGAAGAAACCTTATTCTCAGTCTGGTACAATGAACGCGGAAACTTCCAGATTACTGGTAAACTTATCTAGACCAAAAAACACTGTTTTAGATCCATTTACGGGTACGGGCTCGATTCTCATTGAGGCCAAGTGGCTAAACTATAATTGTATAGGTGTCGATTTAGATGGGAAAATACTAGAAAAAGCCAAAGTAAATTTGAAATTTTTTGGTTATGATTGCGATTTAATATTAGCATCAGCTACCAAATTACCAATTATCTCTGTCGATTCTATAGCTACAGACCCACCATACGGGAGATCAACGAAAGAAAAAGGTGAAGAGTTATTTAAATTATATGAGAATTTCTTTATCTCAGCCTCAGAAGTATTAAAAAAGGGAAGTTTTCTAGTATTCGCAACTGACTCTAAGTTTGACTTCACCGATAAGTTAAAGGAAAACAGTTTTATGCTTAAGGAGATACATTTCTTATATTCTCATAAGAGTCTAACTAGAGCAATTTATGTGGTGCAGAAAAGGTGA
- the rnz gene encoding ribonuclease Z encodes MIQVYFLGTSGGSPSKRRRLPAFLVKRERNTILLDCGEGTQYTLMQYKLGINSIKIVGISHMHGDHVFGLLGLIATMGLLDRRDPLYLIGPKELKEFLYNSFEYSKFYPPFKLEFIDSYEDSDIKISTFKTCHTIKSQGFFISEKDRVKIDNEKLVKEGIKDWRVIRQLKEGNIVNYNGKILKPDDYLTIKRGIKVAYTGDTTPCQSVIDSVKGVDLLIHDSTFLYEPSAYTYGHSNAIDAAKVALEANVKLLALTHISARYEDTTMFLKETKRIFNNTILPDDLSYISIK; translated from the coding sequence GTGATCCAAGTATATTTTTTAGGCACTAGTGGAGGATCTCCATCTAAAAGAAGAAGACTACCCGCTTTTTTAGTCAAGAGAGAGAGAAATACTATACTACTGGATTGTGGAGAGGGTACTCAATATACCTTAATGCAATACAAACTTGGAATAAATTCAATAAAAATAGTTGGAATATCACATATGCATGGAGACCACGTATTCGGATTATTGGGATTAATAGCGACTATGGGATTATTAGATAGAAGAGATCCATTATACCTTATAGGACCTAAAGAACTCAAGGAGTTCTTATATAATTCCTTTGAATACTCAAAATTTTATCCACCTTTCAAATTAGAATTTATAGATAGTTATGAAGACTCAGATATAAAAATATCAACATTCAAGACCTGCCACACGATTAAGTCCCAGGGATTCTTTATAAGCGAGAAAGATAGGGTAAAGATAGATAATGAAAAATTAGTTAAAGAAGGGATAAAAGACTGGAGAGTAATTAGACAATTAAAGGAAGGTAATATAGTAAATTACAACGGTAAGATATTGAAACCAGATGATTACTTAACCATAAAGAGGGGTATAAAAGTAGCATATACGGGAGATACAACACCTTGCCAATCAGTAATTGATTCCGTAAAAGGTGTTGATTTATTAATACATGACTCGACCTTTCTTTACGAACCGTCAGCTTATACGTATGGTCATTCAAACGCAATCGATGCAGCTAAAGTAGCATTAGAAGCTAACGTAAAACTATTAGCATTGACTCATATTAGTGCCAGATATGAAGATACTACAATGTTCCTAAAAGAAACTAAGAGAATATTCAATAATACAATTTTACCTGATGATCTATCATACATTTCTATAAAATAA
- a CDS encoding RNA-binding domain-containing protein — MTRVVVECEVRPSEDLSKVLSAIINFFNYDKMNVREEGIRKILVLESNTLKSLTKFHRALRNERILDSARRYLMKGIMGNSISFMIHKQAASVGVLSFVDSDNESPLGAIKFYIEHSDPKAVIDWLAPKTAHGVPLWDNPIPPD; from the coding sequence ATGACTAGAGTTGTTGTAGAATGTGAAGTTAGACCATCAGAAGATTTAAGTAAGGTCTTAAGTGCAATTATTAATTTCTTCAATTACGATAAGATGAACGTAAGAGAAGAGGGAATAAGAAAGATTCTAGTCTTAGAGTCTAATACACTAAAGAGCTTAACGAAGTTTCACAGAGCGTTAAGAAATGAGAGAATCTTAGACTCAGCTAGAAGATATTTAATGAAGGGAATTATGGGTAATTCAATAAGTTTTATGATTCATAAGCAGGCTGCATCAGTTGGAGTTTTAAGCTTTGTCGATAGTGATAATGAATCTCCCTTAGGAGCCATAAAATTTTACATAGAACACTCTGACCCAAAAGCAGTGATCGACTGGCTGGCTCCTAAAACTGCACATGGAGTTCCATTATGGGATAATCCTATTCCTCCAGACTAA
- a CDS encoding AAA family ATPase, with the protein MPGSGKSEFSKILRERGAKVIIMSDVVKKRYEKEAKIGESLMDFAKRLRQIYGEGVVARLSVEELDSSKYELVGFDGVRSLDEVEEFKRLLGSKTYIVAIHSPPNIRYKRMMDRSRMDDSRNLSDLLRRDREELGLGIGSVIAMADYMIINDSSYDEFKRRANEVIDKVLKND; encoded by the coding sequence ATGCCTGGTTCTGGGAAAAGTGAATTCTCGAAGATCTTAAGGGAGAGAGGGGCTAAAGTCATAATCATGAGTGATGTGGTGAAGAAGAGATATGAAAAAGAGGCTAAGATAGGAGAAAGTTTAATGGATTTTGCTAAGAGATTAAGGCAAATTTATGGAGAGGGTGTGGTAGCAAGGCTTAGCGTTGAGGAACTCGATAGTAGCAAGTATGAGTTGGTAGGCTTTGATGGTGTCAGAAGTCTTGATGAAGTTGAGGAGTTTAAGAGGCTCTTAGGCAGTAAGACATATATTGTAGCTATTCATTCACCACCTAATATTAGATATAAGAGGATGATGGATAGGTCAAGAATGGACGATTCAAGAAATCTTTCAGATCTTTTAAGAAGGGATAGAGAAGAGCTAGGCTTAGGCATAGGCAGTGTTATAGCAATGGCAGATTATATGATAATTAATGACTCATCTTATGACGAGTTTAAAAGAAGGGCTAATGAAGTAATAGATAAAGTGTTAAAGAATGACTAG
- the thpR gene encoding RNA 2',3'-cyclic phosphodiesterase: MRLFIGIEIPDMPKIVEFLELLKNTGASIKLVEPYNIHITLLFLGEVDNNRLEDVKDSMKGLKFGKFNVTLKGLGAFPSITKPRVVWLGITEGKEQLRQIRETIYNELLKRKIRPEDEKDFVPHLTLGRIKDFRSITNLIDLIKDNATTEVGKFEVNSVILFKSTLTPKGPIYDKLFEVKSIDRGGSINTNQTI; this comes from the coding sequence ATGAGGCTCTTCATAGGTATTGAAATACCAGACATGCCTAAAATAGTTGAATTTTTAGAATTGCTAAAAAATACTGGAGCCAGTATCAAATTGGTAGAGCCTTATAATATTCATATAACATTACTATTCCTCGGAGAAGTTGACAATAATAGACTAGAAGACGTGAAGGATTCAATGAAAGGATTAAAGTTCGGTAAATTTAATGTAACGTTAAAGGGACTAGGAGCCTTCCCTAGCATAACCAAACCAAGAGTAGTCTGGTTAGGTATAACAGAAGGTAAAGAACAATTAAGACAAATAAGAGAAACAATATACAACGAGTTGCTGAAGAGAAAAATAAGACCAGAAGACGAAAAAGATTTCGTACCTCACTTAACGTTAGGTAGAATTAAAGATTTCAGATCAATAACAAATTTGATAGATCTTATCAAAGACAATGCTACTACAGAAGTTGGAAAGTTTGAAGTGAATAGTGTTATATTATTCAAAAGTACGTTAACTCCAAAAGGGCCTATTTATGATAAACTATTTGAAGTGAAATCAATTGATAGAGGAGGAAGTATTAACACAAATCAAACCATCTAA
- the cca gene encoding CCA tRNA nucleotidyltransferase translates to MIEEEVLTQIKPSKEDEEKIKESLRIIEERLKGLDFEIEGSFRKGTWLKQDTDIDLFVFYPKELGKHYLENQALKDIINRIKDLNYVLAYAEHPYVIVNVNGIEVDIVPALRVERGDQAITAVDRTPFHTQYVISHLDNNGKDEVRLLKRFMKGIGVYGAEIKVQGFSGYSAELLVIYFKSFRKVLENASKWRPKTLIEIVKPAKIFNEPLILPDPVDPKRNVTAAVSLKNLATFSLASRQYLKNPSIEFFFPSKINYSRIKGDVLIINLLIHEKITEDIVWGQIKRSMNKIRTVLEINGFKVIDIQAWNNSEKITIAIQLESKEIGKYYLNAGPPYYSESAIDFIEKNENIWIGDDGRLYSIKERKLYNVEEIVKNNIILKPKFSIETHWLSQGENMDENLMRFLRKTPPWLK, encoded by the coding sequence TTGATAGAGGAGGAAGTATTAACACAAATCAAACCATCTAAAGAAGATGAGGAAAAGATCAAAGAAAGCTTGAGAATAATAGAAGAAAGATTAAAAGGGTTAGATTTCGAGATAGAAGGGTCATTTAGAAAAGGAACTTGGCTAAAACAAGATACAGACATAGATTTATTCGTATTTTACCCTAAAGAGTTAGGAAAACATTACTTAGAGAATCAAGCATTAAAAGATATAATAAATAGAATAAAAGATTTAAACTACGTATTGGCATACGCTGAACATCCTTATGTAATAGTTAATGTAAATGGAATAGAAGTAGATATAGTCCCAGCATTAAGAGTGGAGAGAGGAGATCAAGCTATTACTGCAGTGGATAGAACACCATTTCATACACAATACGTTATATCACACCTAGACAATAATGGTAAAGATGAAGTGAGACTACTCAAGAGATTTATGAAAGGAATAGGAGTGTATGGGGCGGAAATAAAAGTACAAGGGTTTTCCGGATATTCAGCAGAACTTCTAGTAATTTATTTCAAATCCTTTAGAAAAGTACTAGAGAATGCCTCTAAATGGAGACCCAAAACCTTAATAGAAATCGTAAAACCAGCCAAAATCTTTAATGAACCATTAATATTACCAGATCCAGTAGACCCTAAGAGGAACGTTACAGCTGCAGTATCGCTTAAGAACCTTGCAACATTCTCGTTGGCTTCTAGGCAATATCTTAAAAACCCGTCGATAGAGTTTTTCTTCCCTAGCAAAATAAATTACTCCAGAATTAAAGGAGATGTATTAATCATAAACTTATTAATCCACGAAAAAATAACGGAGGATATAGTTTGGGGGCAAATAAAGAGAAGTATGAATAAAATTAGAACTGTATTAGAGATAAATGGATTTAAAGTTATCGATATTCAAGCTTGGAATAATTCTGAAAAGATAACAATTGCAATACAGCTAGAAAGCAAGGAGATTGGCAAATATTACTTAAACGCGGGACCACCGTACTATTCTGAATCGGCAATAGACTTTATAGAAAAAAATGAAAACATTTGGATAGGGGATGATGGCAGACTATATTCTATAAAGGAAAGAAAATTGTATAACGTGGAGGAAATCGTAAAAAATAATATAATTTTAAAGCCAAAATTCTCTATTGAAACACATTGGCTGAGTCAAGGAGAGAATATGGACGAAAACTTGATGAGATTCTTGAGAAAGACCCCACCTTGGTTGAAATAA
- a CDS encoding RIO1 family regulatory kinase/ATPase, whose protein sequence is MVEIRHFIYPYYSAEIERELVQAGFTYAYSYGKTIIGRLRVIGKGKTGIIALVEPNKVLKIRRTDSPKESLEMEAKMQMRAGEEIAPKVYDYGKNYILMEYIKGRELSKNERKEIIFDLLMRAKLLEDKKIEHEELSRPWKNVLISNERTYIIDYDSASIKEKPRNVSKILSAYLKKNDLAIKYIKHELTLEEIIKLIL, encoded by the coding sequence TTGGTTGAAATAAGGCATTTCATTTATCCCTATTACTCAGCAGAGATAGAAAGAGAACTAGTTCAAGCTGGGTTTACGTACGCTTACTCATATGGAAAGACCATTATAGGAAGGCTAAGGGTTATAGGTAAAGGAAAAACCGGGATTATTGCACTTGTTGAGCCAAATAAGGTATTAAAGATAAGACGGACTGATTCCCCGAAAGAAAGTTTAGAAATGGAAGCTAAGATGCAAATGAGAGCTGGAGAAGAGATAGCTCCTAAGGTATATGATTACGGTAAGAATTACATTTTAATGGAATATATAAAGGGAAGAGAATTAAGTAAAAATGAGAGAAAGGAAATAATATTTGACCTACTAATGAGGGCAAAATTGTTAGAAGATAAAAAAATAGAACACGAGGAATTATCAAGACCTTGGAAGAACGTCCTTATTAGTAACGAGAGAACATATATAATTGACTATGATTCTGCTTCTATTAAAGAGAAGCCTAGAAACGTTTCTAAAATACTATCAGCATATTTAAAGAAAAATGACTTAGCCATAAAATATATAAAACATGAATTGACATTAGAAGAAATAATTAAACTAATACTCTAG
- a CDS encoding fibronectin type III domain-containing protein — MKKRSLLLVLLILSLLPIISVHATSTNFKVSSNYVSSLPYQDSNSALVYYDGKLYVIGGDNTPRQVWIYSNGTWYQGPSLPFNIIGGTAVVFNNTIYLLGGYNSSGTIPYVLMLNGGKWVVVSNNMPDPAYDVMAFVYDNKIFVVGGENTTGLIGIYFPPANEVRVFYPNNDSWSIIGYMPVPTAHGAYVFNGSDLIIAGGYIGYGAYTNDILIYNPQSNHWTVLNGVLPFWIKGGALAYYRGVIFIVGGYTFTASSGGVNNAIYAYYNNNLRRVGYLVNPAFDFGYTQVGNVLYLAGGESNSFTDVSTFQDVIFMFPPLPPKITSYASGNESVSLSWTPVSLASGYEIMYWSNDGFNTSVNVGNSTSYTINGLQDGVPYFFEVLAYNSIGYSSPSNLVELIPASVPNSPNINSIKYGNGNVTLSWSPPSFSGGYPILGYYLVVKNGSNVVSSYYTNSTSLTITNLVPNVTYDVYVYAYNKLGNSSPYIIAVTPITKAKITAVLSKLQSGILVNYSVDFPANVTLQLFYPNGTLLSSVMNPLDNSYLFKVPEEGNYTLVIVASNPAGTSRFIEKIIYYLPPSAPQISLVGLGNDLYIEWNSVNGALSYLVYVNGSLVYEGPGTSVVTNISNGTFLVKVFAVNPAGRSPAGIAIIHYSGDYVTIVHMKVINISVVKIVSGSATDGSGISLEQSIVIILLTIMILLSIAIITRGRGSSYDW; from the coding sequence ATGAAGAAGCGGAGTTTGTTATTGGTGTTACTGATTTTATCTCTATTGCCTATTATATCTGTTCATGCTACATCAACAAATTTTAAGGTATCATCTAATTATGTCTCTTCGTTACCTTATCAAGATTCTAACTCAGCCTTAGTTTATTATGATGGCAAATTATATGTTATAGGTGGAGATAATACACCAAGGCAAGTTTGGATTTATTCTAATGGAACATGGTACCAAGGACCTAGCTTACCATTTAATATAATAGGAGGTACAGCTGTAGTCTTTAATAATACGATCTATTTGTTAGGGGGGTATAATAGTTCTGGTACTATTCCTTATGTACTTATGCTTAATGGAGGTAAATGGGTTGTAGTAAGTAATAATATGCCAGATCCAGCTTATGATGTAATGGCTTTCGTTTATGATAATAAAATCTTCGTGGTAGGTGGAGAGAATACTACTGGTTTAATCGGTATTTATTTTCCCCCTGCTAATGAGGTGAGGGTGTTTTATCCAAATAATGATAGTTGGTCTATTATTGGCTATATGCCAGTTCCTACTGCTCATGGGGCTTATGTATTTAATGGTTCTGATCTGATTATAGCGGGAGGATATATCGGTTACGGGGCTTATACTAATGATATTTTAATTTATAATCCCCAGAGTAATCATTGGACAGTATTGAATGGTGTTTTACCCTTCTGGATAAAGGGTGGGGCTTTAGCTTATTATAGGGGTGTAATTTTCATTGTAGGAGGTTACACGTTCACCGCAAGTTCTGGAGGGGTAAATAATGCGATATATGCCTACTATAATAATAATCTCCGACGGGTTGGTTATTTGGTTAATCCTGCTTTTGATTTTGGTTATACTCAAGTTGGTAATGTTTTATATCTAGCTGGCGGGGAGAGTAATAGTTTTACTGATGTATCTACATTTCAGGATGTTATATTTATGTTTCCCCCGTTACCGCCTAAAATAACTTCCTATGCCTCAGGAAACGAGAGTGTTAGTTTATCGTGGACACCTGTCAGTTTAGCTAGCGGTTATGAGATAATGTACTGGTCTAATGATGGCTTTAATACTTCAGTTAACGTTGGGAATTCGACTAGTTATACGATAAATGGTCTTCAAGATGGTGTTCCTTATTTCTTTGAGGTTTTGGCTTACAACTCCATCGGTTATTCTTCACCATCTAATCTAGTTGAGCTTATTCCTGCTTCAGTTCCCAATTCACCTAATATAAATTCTATAAAATACGGTAATGGCAACGTCACGTTATCATGGTCTCCTCCCTCATTTTCTGGAGGTTATCCGATTTTGGGCTATTACTTAGTAGTTAAGAATGGTAGTAATGTAGTTTCATCTTACTACACTAATTCTACTAGTTTAACTATAACCAATTTAGTGCCTAATGTGACTTACGATGTGTATGTTTACGCATATAATAAGTTAGGGAATAGTAGTCCTTATATTATAGCTGTAACGCCTATAACTAAAGCTAAGATAACAGCTGTCTTAAGTAAATTACAAAGTGGTATATTAGTTAATTACTCAGTTGACTTTCCAGCAAATGTTACTCTACAACTGTTTTACCCGAACGGAACTTTACTATCTAGTGTTATGAATCCTTTGGATAACTCCTATTTATTTAAAGTACCTGAAGAGGGAAATTATACTCTAGTTATAGTTGCATCTAATCCAGCTGGCACTTCTAGATTTATTGAGAAAATAATCTATTATTTACCTCCTTCAGCTCCTCAAATTTCTTTAGTAGGTTTGGGTAATGATCTCTACATCGAATGGAATAGTGTTAATGGTGCATTGAGTTATCTAGTTTACGTTAATGGCAGTTTAGTGTATGAAGGACCAGGTACATCTGTTGTAACTAATATATCTAATGGAACTTTTCTGGTTAAGGTATTTGCTGTAAATCCAGCTGGGAGATCGCCAGCTGGTATTGCAATTATTCATTATTCTGGGGATTATGTTACTATAGTTCACATGAAAGTGATTAACATATCTGTTGTAAAGATCGTTTCTGGTTCTGCTACGGATGGAAGTGGTATTAGTCTAGAGCAAAGTATTGTTATAATACTTTTAACGATAATGATCTTGCTTAGTATCGCTATTATAACTAGGGGAAGAGGTAGTAGTTATGATTGGTAA
- a CDS encoding ABC transporter permease encodes MRGTSLRFDILKVVSIFLSLLLVIPIFYLLFYGFGPFFIKSVAFSRSLLSSIALTFFSSAVAVTIIVIVFTPLAYYLARHKNPVIETIVDVPASIPHPLVGIALVFIDSPVNPLGKFLYSHGIIFYYSYLGLILALIIVSSPIYIRSVQNFFESLPTSYEIYAMGLGASEFRVFVSVVFPLSIKGVISAGLTSVARAISEFGSVVIIAPYVSGWLFNGDYVASVYIYNQYLTYFNASITASASLLLFSIILIVVIRIINHYLR; translated from the coding sequence ATGCGGGGAACTTCTCTGCGGTTTGACATATTAAAGGTAGTATCGATTTTTTTATCCCTTCTTTTAGTTATCCCAATATTCTATTTGTTGTTTTATGGTTTTGGTCCGTTTTTCATTAAGTCTGTTGCATTTAGTAGATCACTTTTATCATCTATAGCTTTGACCTTCTTCTCCTCTGCAGTAGCTGTAACTATCATAGTAATTGTTTTCACACCTTTAGCTTATTATTTGGCTAGGCATAAAAACCCAGTTATAGAGACTATAGTTGACGTTCCTGCATCCATACCTCATCCGCTAGTAGGTATTGCACTTGTTTTCATCGATAGTCCTGTAAATCCTTTGGGAAAGTTTCTATATTCTCATGGCATAATTTTTTATTATTCTTACCTAGGTTTGATACTAGCATTGATTATAGTGTCTTCCCCCATTTACATTAGATCTGTTCAAAATTTCTTTGAGTCTTTGCCAACTTCATATGAGATATATGCGATGGGTTTAGGTGCGTCAGAGTTTAGGGTTTTCGTATCTGTAGTTTTCCCGTTGTCCATAAAGGGTGTAATTTCAGCCGGCTTAACTTCTGTAGCTAGGGCTATAAGTGAATTTGGTTCTGTCGTAATAATAGCGCCATACGTCTCCGGTTGGTTGTTTAATGGAGACTACGTTGCTTCAGTATACATTTATAATCAATATCTAACTTACTTTAATGCATCAATTACTGCCTCAGCTTCCTTGCTGCTTTTTTCAATAATTCTTATTGTAGTAATTAGAATTATAAATCATTATTTGAGGTAA
- a CDS encoding extracellular solute-binding protein produces the protein MSSKNKAITRLQGIIIAVIVIIAVIAVAVYFITIRPSHVVTITTTTSTTTVPSTTTTTPVTGSVTVYVAGAYVAILNYLAKQFENATGIQVHVVPGGSFALASQIASQTPVPANVFIPVAYIQAVELEGSRNPGWAIAFLSDQMSIVYSNYTTNAPYWNELYSNYTMAMQTNESKYWYNFFYLLSTKFSLGIANPSSDPEGLYAYLILEMAGYLYANHNISYFVDLVKENPNVKVAPTTADYVAPLKAGELDFTFSYVSYAVSQDLEYIQLPPWLSFGYYPNETSWYSQFAFNITVSGKTLTIHGNSVYLYITVPLNASNTQAAYEFIKFILSHESELTMFHVTPVSPALLFYESPSDVPQPIMSLLNSGVLKYAGNFSAV, from the coding sequence ATGTCGAGTAAGAATAAGGCAATCACCAGACTTCAAGGTATAATAATAGCTGTAATTGTTATAATAGCTGTAATTGCTGTTGCCGTGTACTTTATAACGATTAGACCTTCTCACGTGGTTACCATAACCACAACTACCTCAACTACAACTGTACCTAGTACAACTACCACTACACCGGTTACGGGTTCCGTAACTGTTTATGTAGCTGGAGCTTATGTTGCGATATTGAATTATTTGGCTAAGCAATTTGAGAATGCTACTGGTATTCAAGTTCACGTGGTTCCAGGCGGTTCATTCGCTTTAGCAAGTCAAATAGCATCACAGACGCCTGTCCCAGCTAATGTGTTTATTCCAGTAGCTTATATTCAAGCTGTAGAGCTTGAGGGAAGCAGGAATCCTGGTTGGGCTATAGCTTTCTTATCAGATCAAATGTCCATTGTGTATTCTAACTACACTACTAATGCACCATATTGGAACGAATTATATTCTAATTACACTATGGCAATGCAAACCAATGAGAGTAAATATTGGTATAATTTCTTCTATTTGTTATCGACTAAGTTCAGTTTAGGTATAGCTAATCCAAGTTCTGACCCAGAGGGATTATATGCGTATCTAATACTGGAAATGGCGGGATATTTATATGCTAATCATAATATTAGTTACTTTGTGGATTTAGTTAAGGAAAATCCTAACGTGAAAGTTGCCCCTACAACAGCTGATTATGTTGCTCCATTGAAGGCTGGAGAGTTAGATTTCACCTTCTCTTACGTATCATATGCCGTTTCACAAGATTTAGAGTATATTCAATTACCGCCATGGTTAAGTTTTGGTTACTATCCAAATGAGACTAGCTGGTATAGTCAGTTTGCTTTTAATATAACTGTATCTGGGAAGACGCTTACTATTCATGGAAACTCAGTATATCTATATATTACAGTACCATTAAACGCGTCGAATACTCAAGCTGCTTATGAGTTCATAAAGTTCATTTTATCTCATGAAAGCGAGTTAACGATGTTCCACGTAACACCAGTTAGCCCAGCTTTACTATTCTATGAGAGTCCTTCTGATGTTCCACAACCAATAATGAGTTTGTTAAATAGTGGTGTTTTGAAGTATGCGGGGAACTTCTCTGCGGTTTGA
- a CDS encoding TatD family hydrolase — translation MIKYFDAHCHYSYLKKNYEEYFISAVSMDYESAIDTLSLKRINILTGVGIHPWKVHEEKLEKIIPLIDKADFVGEVGLDYRFAKAPKEVQIKYFIEQIERGKEKLINVHALDAWKDVLEILIRHDIKKAIIHWYTGPVDLLKDIEGMGYFITINPSVTFQKKHRIILEKADPKILLTESDGGYEYRGKLLEPTDIPNAISFIGKTLNLDENQVMKIVEENFKKAFSIK, via the coding sequence ATGATCAAATATTTTGACGCTCATTGTCACTACTCTTATTTGAAGAAAAATTATGAAGAGTACTTTATATCTGCAGTATCAATGGATTACGAATCTGCAATTGACACGTTATCCCTAAAGAGAATAAACATCTTAACGGGAGTAGGAATCCATCCATGGAAGGTTCATGAGGAAAAACTTGAAAAAATAATCCCTTTAATAGATAAGGCGGACTTCGTAGGCGAGGTAGGATTAGACTATCGCTTCGCTAAGGCTCCTAAAGAAGTTCAAATAAAATACTTCATAGAACAAATAGAAAGAGGAAAGGAAAAACTAATAAACGTACACGCATTAGACGCTTGGAAAGATGTTCTTGAAATCTTGATTAGACACGATATTAAAAAGGCAATAATTCATTGGTATACTGGACCAGTAGACTTGTTAAAGGATATAGAGGGAATGGGATACTTCATTACGATAAATCCATCAGTTACATTTCAGAAAAAACATCGAATTATTTTAGAGAAAGCGGACCCAAAAATCCTATTGACTGAAAGCGATGGAGGATATGAGTATAGGGGTAAGTTACTTGAACCAACCGATATACCAAATGCAATATCTTTCATAGGAAAAACCCTTAACCTAGACGAAAACCAAGTAATGAAAATAGTTGAGGAAAACTTCAAAAAAGCATTTTCAATTAAATAA
- a CDS encoding DUF973 family protein, with protein MAQSLITLKKGAKYYIGLPISLILIYLIPSYGEISGTTVEGIVVLGVALGLFAVFIFLSVPRFVRSFKQLGKGFTIGIFGGYMIIASFVLLVLRMLPISESVTMLGFLYLAVILLMVIGIAFIGSGLAKVGTLYNNTLMALGAVLSIFTVIPYYGIILGLIGTILVNMGLNQLLGKFSSA; from the coding sequence ATGGCTCAGAGTCTAATAACTCTGAAAAAGGGGGCAAAATACTATATAGGATTACCAATTTCGCTAATTTTAATTTACCTTATTCCCAGCTATGGCGAGATAAGTGGAACCACTGTTGAAGGCATAGTAGTCTTAGGTGTGGCTTTAGGGTTATTTGCTGTTTTCATCTTCTTATCAGTACCCAGGTTTGTGAGGTCGTTCAAGCAGTTGGGGAAGGGTTTTACTATTGGAATTTTTGGTGGATACATGATTATAGCTAGTTTTGTATTGTTAGTTCTAAGGATGTTGCCGATTTCGGAGAGTGTAACAATGTTGGGTTTTTTATATCTAGCGGTAATTTTGCTTATGGTTATAGGCATAGCTTTTATTGGCTCTGGATTAGCGAAAGTAGGTACTCTGTACAATAATACGCTTATGGCTTTAGGAGCTGTTTTGTCAATATTCACGGTTATTCCCTACTACGGAATTATATTAGGTTTAATAGGGACTATACTAGTTAACATGGGCTTAAATCAGCTGTTGGGCAAATTTAGTAGTGCGTAG